One Bythopirellula goksoeyrii genomic window, GGTACTCGAAGCAGGGTTTGACGAACATGCTGTGAAACCTGTTGCGCCTGAAGAACTGGCCCGCGTGCTGCGACAGTCTCGCTAAGTGATCTTGCGATTTTGCGACGGACAATAATTCTTAAGCAACTCATGGTGCATTTTTTGCAGGAATACTGGACTGTGCCCTTCATGGCAGAGACTTGCTACACAATGCGGTAATCGACTGCCGAAAGGGTGGCGCCGATCGATTCTTGAATTACTTTGTCCGCCATCACGTCCAGCGGCGTGGTATCGCGGTTGATGATGACCAGCCGGCCCCCGTTTCGTTTCGTAAGCATGGGCAAGTCGGCCGCCGGCGACACGACCAGTGACGAGCCGATCGCCAACAGCAGATCTGCTTCCCGACACCACGCGGCCGCCTGCTCGAGCACTTCCATAGGTAGTGCTTGACCGAACGAAATCGTCGCGTGTTTCAAGCGACCGTTGGCACATTTACGGCACGCGGGAACCCGGTCGGTCTCTAAAAACTCAGCGATCAACGGGGCAGCCTCGGAGGAAGTTCCGCAATCCTGACAGAGAATCTGTCGCGCTGTCCCGTGCAATTCGAGGACGTCCTGATTGCCAGCGATATGGTGCAGCCCGTCAATGTTCTGCGTGATCACGCCGCAGATCATGCCGTCGCGTTCCCATTTGGCGATCACGCGATGACCGTCGTTTGGCTGTGCGTCGGCGAAGTCACGATGGCCCTCCGCCTTCTGTCGCCAGTATTCGTATCTCGCGTCGGCGCTGGCCATAAACTCGTCGTAGTAGACGGTGCGGTACTTCGACCAGACGCCGCCGGGCGAGCGAAAATCGGGAATCCCGCTCTCGGTACTGACGCCGGCGCCCGTGAAGACAACCGCGTTTTCGGCTTTCTTCAGCCAGCCTGCAATTATTGTCGCGACCTCGGAATTCATGCAGTGCATTGTTCAACTCGCAAGAACGGCAGTCAATGCGAGTCACGGTCGTGCGTGGCATTCGAGCGATGTACGGTAGATAGCGGCTTCGACGCGTAAGTTGCCCTATGAAAAATCGAGGGACGTGTCGCTGCAACCCGTTAGGTGCTTACGGCTGAGGCAGGATA contains:
- a CDS encoding SIR2 family NAD-dependent protein deacylase, which translates into the protein MNSEVATIIAGWLKKAENAVVFTGAGVSTESGIPDFRSPGGVWSKYRTVYYDEFMASADARYEYWRQKAEGHRDFADAQPNDGHRVIAKWERDGMICGVITQNIDGLHHIAGNQDVLELHGTARQILCQDCGTSSEAAPLIAEFLETDRVPACRKCANGRLKHATISFGQALPMEVLEQAAAWCREADLLLAIGSSLVVSPAADLPMLTKRNGGRLVIINRDTTPLDVMADKVIQESIGATLSAVDYRIV